The window TAGGAATGATTACTCAATTTCAAGAACTATATTTTCAAAATGTAACTGCAGGAACAACTAATTCTGGTGGATATTATGTTCCAAATTTAGAAAATATGGCTAAATCTTATAATTTGAAATATTTTAAATTAGATAAAAAAAATATGTTTGATAACATTTATTTAGACAAAATTTTTAAAATTAAAAATGCAATAATTGAAGTAATTTTAGAGGGAGAAACTCGGGTTTATCCTAAGCTAGAGTATGATTGTTCTATAGAAAATACTAGTCCTAAATTAAGCGAAGAAGAATTAAAAAAATTAAAATTTAAGAAATAAATGGAGATAAAATGAAGAATAAGATATTAATAACAGGAGCTACAGGATTTGTAGGAGCTAATTTAGTAAGAGCTTTTTTGAAAAATAAAAGTTATGAAGTAAATATTATAACAAGAAAAAATTCTAATTTGTGGAGAATAAAACCTATTTTAGGAGATGTTAAAAATTATAAAGTTGACTTGTTAGAAAAAGAAAAATTAAAAAAAGTAATAACTGAAATTAAGCCAGATTATATAATTCATTTAGCAATTTATGGAGGAAGACCATTTGAAAATGATGATGAAAAAATTATAGCTGCTAATTTTCAAGGAACAATAAATTTATTAGAGGCATGTAATAATATAGATTATAAAATATTTTTAAATACAGGAAGTTCATCAGAATATGGAAAAAAAAGCCATCCAATGGAAGAGAATGAAATATGTGAGCCAATAAATATTTATGGGATAAGTAAATTAAGTGCAACTCTTTATTGTAATTATATAGCAAATAGAGATAATAAAAATATAGGAACAATAAGACTTTTTTCTCCATTTGGGGACTATGAGGGAACAGGCAGACTTTTTCCAGATTTAATATTGAATGCGTTAGAGAATAAAACAATTGAATTAGGGAATCCTAAAGCGGTTAGAGATTTTATATATATAGATCAAGTTATAAAAGTATATGAAAAAATAATAAATGAAAATATAAATATAAAGGGTGAAATTTTTAATTTAGGGTTTGGGGAACAACATTCTGTGGAATATTGTGCTAAAAAAGTGTTAGAATATACTAAATCAAATAGTAAATTGAAATTTGGAGCTTTAGAAGCAAGAAAATCAGATTCAAATATTTGGGTTTCAGATATGTCAAAAACTAAGAAATGGTTAAAATTGGAAATAAAATTAGATTTTGATAGCCAAATAAAAAAGGCTTGTGAATGGTTTGCGGAAAATAAAAAATTATATAATATTAAATAAGGTCTAAAAAAAGGAAAGTTATGAGAAATTTGAAAGAAAGTTTTTATAAAGACTATAAATTATATTTTTATGATGAGAAATTTAAAAAATTAGGTGAAAATATAATAGATAAAGATATTAAAATAGTTAAAAAATTAAAGATAACAGACAGAAATTATGTTGTAAAAATAGAATATAATGATGAAAATTATATTTTAAAATCTCCTAGAAATGAGCATAGAAAAATTCAAAGAAAAGTTATGACTGTTTTAAAAAAAGGTGAAGCTTTGTCGACGCTTGTAAATACAAATAAGCTAATAAACCAGGGTATAGATATTTTTGCAAAGCCTTACATAGCTATAGTAAAAAGAAAAAATAGTATGATAGTTGATTCTTATTTTGTAACAGAATGTTTTTTTGAGAAAAAAAGAAAAGGTTATAAAAAAGAAGAGATAGAAAAATGGATAAAATTAGGAGAAAAGCTTCATGAGAAGAAAATTTATCATGGGGATTTTAATCCAGCTAATATTATAGATACAGGAAAAGAAATTAAACTAATAGATAGTCAGTGTAAGAGATATTTTTTAGGAGAATATAGAAGTAATTATGATAAATTAACTTTAGAATATAGTACATATGGTACTTTAGGAAGACAAAATTGGTATAATAAAGATATTTGGTATTGGTTAGCTTTTAAGGTAAAAAGTAAAAGGAATGGTGGAGAAAAAGATGTTCAGGGAATTGAATAGAAAATTTCAAGATTATATGAGACCTAAAAGGCTTGCTTTAGGGAAATATATTTGGGATAAAAAGAATACGGATAAAAAAATATCAGAAAATAATATAATAGAAAAAGAAGATATAAAATCAATTTTATTTTTAAGATATGATGGAAAAATAGGGGATATGGTTATAAATACTCTTTTATTTAGAGAGATAAAAAAGAAATATCCTGATATTAAAATAGGAGTTGTTTCTAGAGGTGGGGCAACAGAAATAATAAAAAATAATAAGAATATAGATGTGATATATAATTATTCAAAGAAAAGACCTGATATTAAAAAATTATCTAAAAAAATATCAGAAGATAAGTATGATCTATTAATAGATTTTTCAGAAAACTTGAAAGTAAACCAAATGATGTTTATAAATTTATGTAAAGCTAAATTTAATATGGGAATTAATAAAGAAAATTGGAATCTTTTTGATACTTCTTTAAAAAAAGTAGATTATAATTTTCATATTTCAAAGTTATATAATGACATATTAGAAAAATTAGGGATATATAATGCAGATTTATCCTATGATATTTGGTTATCTGAAGAAGACAAAAAGGTAGCAGAAGTTATAAAGGGAGAGTATATAGTTTTTAATCCTTATGCTGCTAGCAAACATAGAAGTTTTAATGCAGAAAAATCTTTAGAAATTAGTAAAACTATATTAGAGAAAAGAAAAGAAAATTTAGTATTAATTGGTACAAAAGATCATATAGAAGAATTGGAATATATAAAAGTAAAGTTAGGTGAAAGAGTTTTAATTCCTAATTTAAAAGGGATATTAGAAGTAGCAAGTGTTATAGGAAAAGCTAATCTAATAGTAACTCCAGATACTTCCATAGTTCATATAGGTGTAGCTTACGATAAAGATATATTAGGAGTATATAGAAAAGAAAAGCCTGATAAAAATTCTATTCTTTGGGGGCCTAATTCTAAAAAGGCTAAAGTTATATTTGTAGAAGAGAATGTAAAAAAAGGTCAAGAAATAGATATAAATAAAGTTGATATAAATAAGATAAAAAAGCTATTAAAGGGGTAATATGAAAAATTTAATAATAAGAAGTGGAAGCCTTCGTATGGGAGGGATAGAAAGAGTCTTGATGGAAATATTAAATAATATATCTAAAGAAAAATATAATATTTACTTGATTATAGAAGATGATAGTGGAAAAAATAATATATTTTTAAATCAAGTTCCAAAAGATATTCCTATTTATTTTTTAAAGTCACAGGAATTAATAGGGAAAACAGATTATCATAGAAAAAGAAAAGACTCTCTATATCATAAATTAATGTATAACATTAATATGATGAGAGAACATAAAGTAGTTTTAAAAAACACAAAAGAAATTATAGATAATATAAAAACAAAAATAGGGAAAATAGATGTTTTTCTAGATTATGATTGGGGAGCTAGAAGATATGTTGATAAATTAGATGTTGAAAAAAAAATTGTTTGGGTTCATTCTTCTATTCCAAAATTATTAAAAAAAGAATCTAAGATAAAAAGATTTGGGAAAAATTTAAATAAATATGATGCGGTAGTTACAATATGTGATGAAATGAAAAAAGAAACTGAAAACATTTATCCTTATTTAAAAAATAAAGTTAAAAGAGTCTATAATCCTTTTAATTTTAAAAGAATTTTAGATTTAGCTAGGGATAATTCTAAATTAACAGAAGAAGAACAAGAGTTAATATCTCAAGATTATATAGTTGCGGTATCTAGATTAGATTTAGTATCAAAGGACTACAAAACTTTAATACTTGGTTATAAAGAAGCTTATAAGAAAGGAATTAAAGAAAAACTATATATTGTAGGAGATGGAACTGATAGAGATAAAATTCAAGATATTATTAATACAGTTGGATTAGAAAATCAAATTAAACTTTTAGGCTTAAAAATTAATCCTTATATATGGATGAAAAATTCTCACTTATTTGTTCATAGTTCAAAATTTGAGGGGTTAGCAGTAGTGTTAATAGAAGCAATGATATGCGGAAAAGTTGCAATTTCTTCTAAATGTCCAGTAGGACCATCTGAAGTTTTAAAGTATGGTAAGGTAGGTATGCTTTTTGAAGTTGGAGATTACAAAAAGTTAGGAGAAGAATTATATTTATTGCTAACTGATGATGATAAAAGAAAACAATATGAGGAAAAATTAAAAGATAGAATAGTTGAATTTAGAAGTGATATCGTTATAACAGAATATGAAAAAATTATAGATGAAATTTAAAAAGGAGTATACTAATGTTGTTTAATTCATATATATTTATTTTTGCTTTTTTTCCAATTACTTTTTTAGGTTATTTTATTTTAAATAAAATAAAAATAAAAAATAATAATAGATTAGCTAAGGTTTGGCTAATAGTTGCTTCTTTTTATTTCTATGGATTTTTTCATAAAAGCTATGTTCTCATAATATTAAGTTCAATAATTGTAAACTATACTGTTTCAAAATTAATGTTAAATAAAAAATACAAAAAATTATTTTTTATATTTGGAATAGTTTTTAATATCTTGATGATAGGATATTTTAAATATTATGATTTTTTTATAAGTAATATAAATATTTTATTTAGAAGTAATTTTAGATTATTAAAATTGATGCTTCCTTTGGGAATATCTTTTTTTACTTTTCAACAGATTTCTTATTTAATAGATAGTTATAGAGAAGATTATAGACATAATTTTATTGATTATGCTCTATTTGTAAGCTTTTTTCCACAATTAATTGCAGGACCAATAGTTTTATCTCATGAAATGTTACCTCAATTTGAAGCTAAAGATAATAAAAGAATAAATTATAAAAATCTTTATAACGGACTTTGTTTTTTTTCAATAGGACTTATAAAAAAGACTTTTATAGCAGATTCAATATCTTCTTTTGCTGAAACGGGATTTGATCATTTAACAGTTTTGACTATGGCGGAAGCTTGGTTATCAAGTATTTCTTATACATTACAACTTTATTTTGATTTTAGTGGTTATTGTGATATGGCAATAGGAATTGCTTTAGCTTTTAATATTGTTTTGCCATTAAATTTTAATTCACCATATAAATCAAGAAATATTCAAGAATTTTGGAGAAGATGGCATGTAACTTTAGGTAGATTTTTGGGAAGATATTTATATATTCCTCTTGGAGGAAATCGAAAAGGTCATAAGAGAACATTAATTAATTTAGGAATAGTTTTTTTAGTTAGTGGGATATGGCATGGTGCAGGGTGGACTTTTATAATTTGGGGAATACTTCATGGAATAGCAATAATTATTGACAAAATTTTAGATGAAAAGGATATTAAATTTAATAAATTTATTGGGATTTTCTTTACATTTAATATAGTGAATATTTTATGGGTATTTTTTAGATCTGAAAATTTAACTAAAGCAATGGTGATTATAAAATCAATGTTTGATTTTTCAACTTTTTCAAAGGGATTAACAGAAAATTTTGAAAACTATAGTGCTGGTTTTTTTCACATGAGTATGTTAGTTAAAATAGTATTAATAGTATTAATATTAGTATTTATAGCTCCAAACTCTTTAGAAAGAATAAAATCTAAGAAAATAAATAAATTTAGATTGTATGAAATGTCTATTTATTTTGTTGTAGGGATATTATTTTTAGATAAAGTATCTAAATTTTTATATTTTAATTTTTAATAATATTGAGGAGATATAATGAACTATAAAAATAGATTTTTGAAATTAATTTTACTGATAGGAATAGCACTAGGAATAATAATAACTATAAATTATTTATTAGATCCTTTTCAACAATTCAGGATAAATCCTTATATGAGAGGAGAACAAAGAAAAGTAAATCCAGGGATAGCTAGAAATTACAAATTTGATTCTTTAGTGATAGGGACTTCTACTTCTCAAAATGTTTTAAAAAAAGATATAGAAGAAAAATTTGGAGTAAGCTCAGCTGTAAATTTAAGTATGTCAGGTTCTACACAAACAGAACAGGAAGCTTTACTAAAATTAGCTTTTAAACATAATGATGTAAAACTAGTTATTTATGGAATGGATATGTTTAGTTATGTTTGGGATCCAGGAACTTTTAGAAGTAGAATTCCAGATTATTTGTATAATGAAGATAAATTACTTAAGATGAAGTATCTTTTAAATGTTGAAACTTTGAATAAAGGACTTAGTGGATTTAGAAGGGCTTTAAAGAAAAAACAGGATATAAACTGGATAGAAAAATATAATTATCATACTGATAATGGAGAATACAATTCAAAGCATGTCTATGAAACTTCAAAAGCAGATAAAGAGGGAATAAGAATACTTGATTATAATTCTAAAAATATGTGTTTTAATTTTGATAATTTTTTAAGGTTAGCTGAAAAAAATAAAAGTATAGAATATAAAATATATTTCGTTCCTTATACTATGTTGTGGTGGTATTATGCAGATAAATATAACAAATTAAATGATATACTAGAATTTAAAAAATATGTAGCTAAAAAAATAAAAGAATATCCTAATATTGAATTATATGAATTTCAAAATAATTTAGAAATAGTAGACGATGAAAATTATAAAGATATTTTGCATATAAATCCTAAAAAAAGCGAAGAAATAATTGAAAATATTAGAATAAAAAAAGGGCTAGTAAATAGTGAAAATTATAATATAAAAATTAATAAATTTAAAGAAAATTTAGAAAAAAGTAAAGAAAAATATAAAAAATTAGGTTTATAGATTGGAGATAATTATGAAGATTAGTGTAATAGTACCTGTATATAATAGATTAGAACATTTAAGAGCTCTATTTATTTGTCTTTTAAATCAGAAAATAAATCCTTATGAACTAATAATAACAGATGATGGTTCAAGTGAAAAGGTAGAAGAGTATATAAATGATTTAATACCTAAAGCTAAATTTAAAATAAAGCATATTTATCAAGAAGATAAAGGATTTAGAAAAACAAGAGCTTTAAATAATGGGGTTAGAAATTCTGAAGGAGATATTCTTGTATTTTGTGATCAAGATCTTATTTTTTCAGAAGATTATTTAGAAAAAATAAAAAATAGTATGACTGATAAGAATTTTATTATGGGAAGACCATGTTCTATGTCTGAAGAAGAAAAAATAAGAACTTTAAAAATTTTAGAAAAAGAGTATTCATATAAAGAAATAGAAGATTTAATGCCAAGAGAATATTTAGAAAGTGTTAAAGAAACTTTAAAAAAAGATAAATTAAGAAGAATAATGAATAAAATTAAATTGAATAAAAGAGGAATAAGATTAGTAGGAATGTCTTACGCTCTTACTAAAGAAAATTATATAAAAGTAAATGGTTATGATGAACGTTATCAAGGATGGGGATATGAAGATGATGATTTTGGTAATAGACTAGGAGTAAAAGGGATTAAAGGAAAAGAATTAATAACGGATTATATTCAACTTCATTTATACCATTACTTTGATCCAACAAAGAAGCATAGTCTAAATGAAGATTATTATTACAAAAGAAAAGAAGAGATTTTTAAAAATAAGGATTATTATTGCAAATATGGGTATGACAATATGCTAGATAAAGATAAAGTTAAAATAAATATATTATAATATATAGGAGGAAAAATGAGGATTATAAGTGTAACAGGTTATCATGGTACAGGATCAAGTGCTTTAATTGATTATATTAAAGAATTTGAAGATGTAAATTACATAGATTCTGAAGTTCATGTTTTAGTTAATAATGGAGGTTTAGATGAATTAAATTATAAATTTAATAATAACTACTCAACATATTTATTAGGAATATCTATATCTAGATTTTTAAGATTATCAAAATGTTTATCAAGATTTGGATTATATGGAGAACCTTTAGACTCCAATAAATTATGGGACGGGTATTTTTTAAAAAGAACAAGAAAATTTATTGAAGAAATAACGGATGGTTATCAAGAAGGATATAGCCAGTATAATCTAGTAGATAAAAGAATAGAATATAAAAAATGGGACATGAAAACTTTACCAAAAATAAAAAAGAATATACTAAAATATTTATTTTTTAAAAGAAAAACAAAGATAGATGATTTTAAATATGGGAAAGATAAGATATACTTTCCTAAAGATAATAATGTCTATAAAATAGCTCAAAAAAAATATATAAATGACTTATTTGGTTATTTATATAAAAAAAATAAAGAAGAAAATATTTTATTTGATCATTTTTTTCCTGTAGCAGCAATAGAGAATAAAAATGATTATTTTGAAAATTCTAAAATAATTGTTGTAGATAGAGATCCAAGAGATATTTATATTTTAAATGCTGAAATATGGAAAGATAGTTTTGTTCCATTAAATCCATTAAAATTTATTGAGTTTTATAAAAATAATAGAAGGAAAGAAATAGAAGAAAACAAAGATGTAAAAAAGATTAGGTTTGAGGATTTAATTTATAAATATGAAGAAACTACATCTGAGATAAAAGAATTTCTAAATTTTAAAGAAAAAAATCATAAAATGAAAAATAAATATTTAGATGTTAAAATTTCAATAAATAATACTCAATTATTTAACAGATATTCAAATTATAAAAAAGAGATAGATGTAATAGAAAAAGAATTAAAGGAGTATTGTTATGATTTCCCTAAAATTGACTTAAATCAAAATATTGAAATATTTTAATAGATGTTTATATTTAAATAAAAGAGGAGATAATTAAACATGAAAAAAATAAAAATAATTCCTAATGAAGGGATTTCTTTAAAAACAGTTTTGCAAAAGGAATCTTCAACAAATTCAGAAGTAGATAATCCTTTTTATCATGTTTTTAAAAAATTAGAAAAAAATTATATTATATTAGAAGAAAATTCTAATGAAAAACCAGATTTTGTTATTCATTGGGGGTTTGTAATAGATGAAATATATAAATACAGAAATTCGATAAATATTTATTTAGCTTTTGAACCAGAAATAGTAGATAGGAATCACTCTAGGGAAAAAATAAGAAAATATTTAAGATATTATGATTATATAATGGTTTGGAATGAAGATATAATAGATAACGACAGGATTTTTAAAATGAATTACATGTATAATTTCAAAGATTTAAATATCAAACATTTAGATTTTAATGAGCTTAAATTATTAGTAAATATTTCTGGTAATAAACATTCTAAAAATTCAAAAGAATTATATTCAGAAAGAATTAAGACAATAAAATATTATGAAAATAAACCAAAAGATTTTGAATTATACGGTATCGGATGGGAAAATGAAAAATATAAAAATTATAAAGGAATAGTTGATAAAAAAAGTTCAATTTATAGAAAATTTAAATTTGCATTATCATTAGAGAATATGAATGGGAGAGGATATATAACTGAAAAAATATTTGATTGTTTTGTTACAGGGATAGTTCCAGTGTATTCAGGAGGAAATGAGAATTATATTCCTAAAAATTGTTATATAAATTATTTCGATTTTAAAACTCAAGAAGAATTATATAATTATTTAAAAAACATGAAAAAAGAAGAGTGGGAAGAATATAGGAAGAATATTCAAAAATGGTTAAAATCAGATAAAGCAAAATATTTTAAAGAAGATTATTTTATTAACGAATTAGAAAAAATTTTTTCTAAAAACAAAAGAATTGGAAATCTTTTAATAGTTTTAAAAAAGATAGAAAATCATTTTAAATCGAGTGAAAATAGAAAAAAAACAATAAATTTATGGAAAGTATATTTGAAAGGATTGATTAAATGAAAAAAATAGCATTAATAACAGGGATAACAGGGCAAGATGGTTCATATTTAGCTGAATTTCTTTTAGATAAAGGGTATGAAGTACACGGCATAATAAGAAGAGCTTCAACTTTTAATACAGGAAGAATAGAGCATTTATATATAGAAGATTTAATAGAAGATATGCATAAAGAAAGAAGAGTAAAACTACATTATGGTGATATGACAGATTCTATGTCACTTACAAGATTAATAAAAGAAATAAAACCTAATGAAATATATAATTTAGCAGCTCAATCTCATGTTCAAGTATCTTTTGAAGTTCCAGAATTTACTGCAGATTCAGATGCTGTTGGTGTACTTAGAATATTAGAAGCAGTCAGATTCTTAGGAATGGAAAAAACATGTAAAATATATCAAGCGTCAACTTCAGAACTATTTGGAAGAGTTCAAGAAGTACCACAAAAGGAAACAACTCCATTTTATCCAACATCACCATATGCAGTAGCTAAACAATATGGATACTGGATAATCAAAAACTATAGAGATGCATATAATATGTTTGCTGTAAATGGTATATTATTTAATCATGAATCAGAAAGAAGAGGAGAAACTTTTGTTACTAGAAAAATAACTCTTGCAGTTGCTAGAATAGCTAAAGGTTATCAGAAAAAACTATATTTAGGAAATCTTAATGCTTTAAGAGACTGGGGATATGCAAAAGATTATGTTGAATGTATGTGGCTAATGCTTCAACAAGATAAACCAGAAGATTTTGTAATAGCAACAGGAGAACAATATTCAGTGAGAGATTTTTGTAACCTAGCTTTTAAAGAAGCTGGAATAGAAATAGAATTTGTTGGTGAAGGAATAAATGAAAAGGGAATAGATAAGAAAACAGGAAAAGTATTAATTGAAGTAGATCCTAAATATTTTAGACCTTCTGAAGTTGAAACGTTATTAGGAGATCCAACAAAGGCAAGAACAGTTTTAGGATGGAATCCAAGAAGAACTTCATTTGAAGAGCTAGTAAAAATAATGGTAAATCATGATATGGATTTTGTAGAAAAAGATCATATTATAAAAGCTAAAGCAATTAAAAATTAAGGGGGAATTATGAATAAATATTTATTATCAGACGATACATGGAATATAAAAGAATTAGAAGCTATAAATAGAGTAATAAAGTCAAATAGATATACAATGGGAAAAGAAGTTGAAGAATATGAAAAAGAATTTTCTAAAAAATTTGGTTCTAAATACTCAGTTATGTCAAATTCAGGTTCTTCAGCAAATTTATTAGCAATAGCAGCTTTAGTTTATTCAAAAAAAATTAAAGCAGGAGATGAAGTGATAGTTCCTGCTGTTTCTTGGAGTACAACATATTTTCCTTTATCTCAACATAATTTAAAATTAAAATTTGTAGATATAGATAAGAATACATTAAATATAAGTATAGAATCCCTAAAAAGAGCAATAACAGATAAGACAAAGGTTATTTTTGCAGTGAATCTATTAGGAAATTCTAATGATTATTCTGAAATTATAAAAATTTGTAAGGAAAAAGACATAATATTATTAGAAGATAATTGTGAAGCTATGGGGGCAGACTATAAAGATAAAAAATTAGGAACAATTGGTCTTATGGGAACTTATTCCACTTTTTATTCACATCATTTATGTACAATGGAAGGTGGAGTAACAGTAACTGATGATGAAGAGATGTATCATTATTTACTTGCTATAAGAGCTCATGGTTGGACAAGAAATATACCTGAAGGCAGTAAAATTTATTCTAAAAAAGAGGATGAATTTTATGAAAGTTTTAATTTTATAATGCCAGGTTATAATTTAAGACCTTTAGAAATGGAAGCAGCTATAGGAAGAGAGCAATTAAAAAAATTAGATGAGATAATAAATCAAAGACAAAATAATGCTAGATACTTTAAAGAAAAAATAGATCAGTTTGATGGAATTAGAATTCAAAAAGAAATTGGAAACAGTTCTTGGTTTGGTTTTGCTATGATTTTAGAAGGAAATTTAAAAGGAAAAAGAAATGAAATTGTTAAAATATTTAGAGAAAAAGGAATAGAAGTTAGACCAATAGTTGCGGGAAATTTCACAAGAAACAAAGCTATAGAGTATTTAGACTATGAGATTTTTGAAGAATTAAATAATGCAAATGAAATTCATGAAAATGGTTTTTTTGTAGGAAATCATTCTAAAGAAAATAAAGAATGTGTAGATTATTTAATAGATGCTATAAAGGAGTTTGTAGATAAAAATGAAGAAAGATAGTAAAATATATATTGCTGGACATAGAGGTTTAGTAGGAAATGGTATTTTAGAGGAGTTGAAAAAAAAGGGCTATACAAATTTAATTTATAAGACACATTCAGAATTAGACTTACAAGATAAAAAATTAGTATTTAATTTTTTTGAAAAAGAAAAACCTGAATATGTATTTTTAGGAGCAGCTAAAGTTGGAGGAATTCAAGCTAACAAAAAATATCCTGTTGAATTTTTATTAAATAATTTAGAAATACAAAATAATGTAATATCAGCATGTTATAAATACCAAGTTAAAAAGTTAATGTTTTTAGGCAGCTCTTGTATATATCCTAAATTTGCAAAACAGCCAATAAAAGAAGAATCTCTTTTAACAGGTGAATTAGAACCAACAAATGAGGCTTATGCTCTTGCTAAAATTTCAGGATTAAAGTTATGTGAATATTATAGAAAAGAGTATGGGTGTGATTATATTTCAGTAATGCCTACTAATATATATGGTCCAAATGATAATTTTGATTTAGAAACATCTCATGTGGTTCCAGGTATGATAAGAAGATTCCATGAAGCTAAACTAAATAATGATGAGAAAGTAACAATCTGGGGAACTGGAACTATAAAAAGAGAACTTATGTATATTGATGATTTATCAGAAGCTTTAGTTTTTTTAATGGAAAATTATTCTGAAGATGCTTTTATAAATATAGGAACTGGAAAAGATATTGAAATAAATGAACTTGCTCAAACAATAAAAGAAGTTGTTGGCTTTACAGGAGAAATAGTACATGATTTATCAAAACCAGATGGAACTCCAAGAAAATTAGTTGATGTATCAAGATTAGAAGGCGCAGGCTGGAAATATAAGACAGAACTAAAAGAAGGAATAGAAAAAACATATAAGTGGTATTTGGATAATAAAAATAAATAAAATACAGATTGAAGAAAGGAAAAGTATGAAAAATATTATTTTATGTGGAGGAAATGGGACAAGATTATGGCCAGTTAGTAGAACTTTAATGCCAAAACAATTTGTAAAGTTATTTGATGATAAATCTCTATTTCAATTAACAATGGAAAGAAATAATAAATTATGTGATGGCAGTTTTATAATATCAAATATAGAGCAATATTTTCTTGCTATTGATCAATTAGAAGAAGATAAATCTTATGATTTGAAAAATTCTAGATTTTTACTAGAACCAGTTGGAAGAAATACAGCTCCAGCAATAGCTCTTGCTTGTTTTGATTTAGATCCAAATGAGATAGTATTAATAACTCCTTCAGATCATTTAATAGAAGATGAAAAAGAATA of the Fusobacterium sp. JB019 genome contains:
- the gmd gene encoding GDP-mannose 4,6-dehydratase; this encodes MKKIALITGITGQDGSYLAEFLLDKGYEVHGIIRRASTFNTGRIEHLYIEDLIEDMHKERRVKLHYGDMTDSMSLTRLIKEIKPNEIYNLAAQSHVQVSFEVPEFTADSDAVGVLRILEAVRFLGMEKTCKIYQASTSELFGRVQEVPQKETTPFYPTSPYAVAKQYGYWIIKNYRDAYNMFAVNGILFNHESERRGETFVTRKITLAVARIAKGYQKKLYLGNLNALRDWGYAKDYVECMWLMLQQDKPEDFVIATGEQYSVRDFCNLAFKEAGIEIEFVGEGINEKGIDKKTGKVLIEVDPKYFRPSEVETLLGDPTKARTVLGWNPRRTSFEELVKIMVNHDMDFVEKDHIIKAKAIKN
- a CDS encoding DegT/DnrJ/EryC1/StrS family aminotransferase, with the protein product MNKYLLSDDTWNIKELEAINRVIKSNRYTMGKEVEEYEKEFSKKFGSKYSVMSNSGSSANLLAIAALVYSKKIKAGDEVIVPAVSWSTTYFPLSQHNLKLKFVDIDKNTLNISIESLKRAITDKTKVIFAVNLLGNSNDYSEIIKICKEKDIILLEDNCEAMGADYKDKKLGTIGLMGTYSTFYSHHLCTMEGGVTVTDDEEMYHYLLAIRAHGWTRNIPEGSKIYSKKEDEFYESFNFIMPGYNLRPLEMEAAIGREQLKKLDEIINQRQNNARYFKEKIDQFDGIRIQKEIGNSSWFGFAMILEGNLKGKRNEIVKIFREKGIEVRPIVAGNFTRNKAIEYLDYEIFEELNNANEIHENGFFVGNHSKENKECVDYLIDAIKEFVDKNEER
- a CDS encoding GDP-L-fucose synthase; this translates as MKKDSKIYIAGHRGLVGNGILEELKKKGYTNLIYKTHSELDLQDKKLVFNFFEKEKPEYVFLGAAKVGGIQANKKYPVEFLLNNLEIQNNVISACYKYQVKKLMFLGSSCIYPKFAKQPIKEESLLTGELEPTNEAYALAKISGLKLCEYYRKEYGCDYISVMPTNIYGPNDNFDLETSHVVPGMIRRFHEAKLNNDEKVTIWGTGTIKRELMYIDDLSEALVFLMENYSEDAFINIGTGKDIEINELAQTIKEVVGFTGEIVHDLSKPDGTPRKLVDVSRLEGAGWKYKTELKEGIEKTYKWYLDNKNK